Proteins found in one Neodiprion lecontei isolate iyNeoLeco1 chromosome 6, iyNeoLeco1.1, whole genome shotgun sequence genomic segment:
- the LOC107221473 gene encoding glucosidase 2 subunit beta has translation MNNALVLAAVIGLFTCRHVAGSQVHRVRGVPISKTSLYPADRDFQCLDGSLFIPFNRVNDDYCDCADGSDEPATSACSNGSFFCHNPGHRPQYIPSSWVNDGVCDCCDASDEYASGKSCVDNCHELGKEARIEAQRLAELAKEGNKIRLEMMNRGKQIKTEQQSQIVKLRADYEEAERMKKEKEVIKNQVEEREKIALEKYKPAEPERIINDPEEDEISSNEAEDYFNHLDSDSSGTVTVAELQVRQTFDVNRNGEVSLDEAKYFLNNKEEVTLQEFLDSAWANVKPYVMLEEGTFKQLNQEESETGEHDDPERSKEEEEEHEAEGEENAEDAEIESEPPAPQYDEETQILISEADKGRSQFKDAENAVKDLLAELRKLEDQIDRDYGPDQEFAPLDGQCFDYTDIEYVYTFCPFGKATQKSKSGGSEVILGHWHEWVEFKGNRYSAMKFDRGLACWNGPTRSTTVHLSCGTENKILAVSEPSRCEYAMEFATPAVCHVDGIGDSHDEL, from the exons ATGAACAACGCACTAGTCCTCGCTGCGGTTATCGGTTTATTTACATGCCGCCACGTAGCCGGTTCACAGGTTCATCGCGTCCGTGGCGTGCCGATATCAAAAACGTCGTTGTACCCTGCCGACCGTGATTTCCAGTGTCTGGACGGCAGTCTGTTCATACCGTTTAACCGGGTGAACGACGATTACTGCGATTGTGCCGATGGGAGCGACGAACCGGCCACCTCGGCATGCTCAAACGGCTCTTTCTTCTGTCACAATCCCGGTCACAGGCCGCAGTACATTCCGTCAAGCTGGGTGAATGACGGTGTCTGTGACTGCTGCGATGCAAGCGATGAGTATGCCTCCGGGAAGTCCTGCGTCGACAACTGCCATGAGCTTGGCAAGGAGGCAAGGATCGAGGCGCAGCGACTTGCTGAGCTGGCTAAGGAAGGTAACAAAATTCGACTGGAGATGATGAACAGGGGTAAGCAGATTAAGACTGAACAACAATCGCAAATCGTCAAACTGCGCGCTGATTACGAGGAAGCTGAGCGTatgaagaaggagaaggaggtgATCAAAAATCAGGTGGAGGAAAGGGAGAAGATCGCACTTGAGAAATACAAACCTGCCGAACCTGAAAGAATAATCAATGATCCCGAAGAGGATGAGATTAGTTCCAATGAGGCGGAGGACTACTTTAATCATCTTGATTCTGACTCCAGTGGCACTGTCACTGTTGCTGAACTTCAAGTCAGACAAACCTTTGATGTCAACAGAAACGGAGAGGTTTCTCTCGACGAAGCCAAATACTTTTTGAACAATAAGGAAGAAGTTACGCTTCAGGAATTCTTAGATTCTGCTTGGGCTAACGTTAAACCCTACGTTATGCTGGAGGAAG GCACGTTCAAGCAGCTGAATCAAGAAGAAAGTGAAACTGGAGAACACGACGATCCCGAGCGTTCtaaagaggaggaggaagaacaCGAAGCTGAAGGCGAAGAGAATGCAGAGGATGCAGAGATTGAAAGTGAACCGCCAGCGCCGCAGTACGACGAAGAGACACAAATATTGATAAGCGAGGCAGACAAGGGACGAAGTCAGTTTAAAGATGCTGAAAATGCTGTGAAGGATCTTTTGGCAGAATTGAGGAAGCTGGAGGACCAGATAGATCGAGATTATGGTCCTGACCAAGAATTTGCACCTCTGGATGGGCAGTGCTTCGACTATACTGACATTGAATATGTATACACCTTCTGTCCGTTTGGAAAAGCAACTCAGAAATCAAAGTCTGGTGGTTCGGAGGTGATCCTTGGTCACTGGCACGAGTGGGTAGAGTTTAAGGGAAACAGATATTCAGCCATGAAGTTTGATCGAGGACTTGCTTGTTGGAATGGACCAACGAGATCCACGACTGTCCATTTATCTTGTGgaactgaaaataaaattttagctGTGTCAGAGCCAAGTCGATGCGAATATGCCATGGAATTTGCCACTCCTGCTGTTTGTCATGTTGACGGGATCGGTGATTCGCACGACGAACTTTAa